The sequence AGGACATATAAAACCAACATAACCTCCATCAATAACCCCAAAAGAAACACTCCCATAACAGTCGCATTAGACACCCATACCTCAGGATACTGCTCAGTAGCTATAGCCGTTGTATAACCAAAAACAACCAACATTCCTCCCAAATAAATTAAAAACACCATCAACCCTAAAAAGGACCCTCCAAAATTCATAATAATACCACAACCAACTCCTCCACTTACAATCAACACTAAGCCCCCGTAAATAGGTGAAGGTTTTGAAGAAAAACCTACAAAACCAATAACAAAGATAACGCTCAAAATAAACACAATATATGTCATCATTATTCCCACGTGGAATCTAACCACGACTAATGACATGAAAAATCATCGTTGTATTTCAACTATAAGAACA is a genomic window of Equus asinus mitochondrion, complete genome containing:
- the ND6 gene encoding NADH dehydrogenase subunit 6; protein product: MMTYIVFILSVIFVIGFVGFSSKPSPIYGGLVLIVSGGVGCGIIMNFGGSFLGLMVFLIYLGGMLVVFGYTTAMATEQYPEVWVSNATVMGVFLLGLLMEVMLVLYVLKSEEVGVVFKFSSVGHWAIYDIGNSGVFSEEIMGVAALYSYGAWVVVVTGWSLLVGVLVILEVTRGD